One Natrarchaeobaculum sulfurireducens genomic window carries:
- a CDS encoding branched-chain amino acid ABC transporter permease has translation MSERDSRLPEPISNAHDRLKALPQWQYDLVLIVGVVLVTYGAFAILGFFGGVGINSIVGFFRTVTFYAAVYALVVLALNLHWGYTGLFNIGVAGFMAVGVYTMAFLTAAPDATPAGLGLPIPIGILGGMIAAGLVGLVAALPALRVRADYFAIVTLGLSEIIRLALLSGSLRSIEVGDTVYGTGGGSGIQYPPVDTIIPWLLERPVIGELGEILFEVGGAVGIQRSVILGGLYTAVLIAFVGLFYLFLSRIANSPYGRILKAIREDELAAKSLGKNTDRAKIVAFVVGCSLMGLAGMLWMGSRSFVSPDSFMPIITFYIFVALIVGGAGSNTGSVIGGFAFAAFLWEGPRFVRSILNANLNLRSPPTIYDAFVELASGDLTPLVGYLVGSLDELRFVLVGVVLILLMLWRPEGLLGHRKEIAAATDLSKRPSPPDRATASDGGEPDE, from the coding sequence ATGAGCGAACGCGACTCGAGGCTGCCAGAACCCATCTCGAACGCTCACGATCGGCTCAAAGCCCTCCCGCAGTGGCAGTACGACCTGGTGTTGATCGTCGGCGTCGTTCTGGTGACCTACGGAGCGTTTGCGATCCTCGGGTTCTTCGGCGGCGTTGGGATCAACTCGATCGTCGGCTTCTTCCGGACGGTGACCTTTTATGCTGCCGTCTACGCGCTCGTCGTACTCGCGCTAAACCTCCACTGGGGATACACCGGGCTGTTCAACATCGGTGTCGCCGGCTTCATGGCCGTCGGCGTCTACACGATGGCGTTCCTGACGGCCGCACCGGACGCCACTCCGGCCGGACTCGGCCTCCCGATCCCCATCGGCATCCTCGGCGGGATGATCGCCGCCGGCTTGGTCGGACTCGTCGCCGCCCTTCCCGCCCTTCGCGTGCGTGCGGACTACTTCGCGATCGTCACCCTCGGCCTCTCCGAAATCATCAGGCTCGCACTCCTCTCGGGGAGCCTGCGTTCGATCGAGGTCGGTGACACTGTCTACGGCACCGGCGGCGGCAGCGGCATCCAGTACCCGCCCGTCGACACGATTATTCCGTGGCTGCTCGAGCGGCCGGTGATCGGCGAACTCGGAGAGATTCTCTTCGAGGTCGGCGGGGCAGTCGGGATCCAGCGGTCGGTTATTCTTGGTGGGCTCTACACGGCCGTGTTGATCGCCTTTGTCGGCCTGTTTTACCTGTTTTTGAGTCGGATCGCCAACTCGCCGTACGGACGCATCCTCAAGGCGATCCGCGAGGACGAACTCGCAGCCAAGTCCCTCGGTAAGAACACCGACCGCGCGAAGATCGTTGCGTTCGTCGTCGGCTGTTCGCTGATGGGACTCGCTGGGATGCTCTGGATGGGAAGTCGAAGCTTCGTCAGCCCGGACAGTTTCATGCCGATCATCACCTTCTACATCTTTGTCGCGCTCATCGTCGGTGGCGCCGGGTCGAACACCGGCAGCGTTATCGGCGGCTTCGCCTTCGCTGCGTTTCTCTGGGAGGGCCCGCGCTTCGTCCGCAGCATCCTCAACGCGAACCTCAACCTCCGTTCGCCGCCGACTATCTACGACGCGTTTGTCGAACTCGCGAGCGGAGATCTCACACCGCTGGTTGGCTACCTGGTCGGCTCGCTCGACGAGTTGCGGTTCGTCCTCGTCGGCGTCGTTTTGATCCTGCTAATGCTCTGGCGACCCGAGGGTCTGTTGGGCCATCGCAAGGAGATCGCTGCCGCGACTGACCTCTCGAAGCGCCCATCCCCACCCGACCGTGCCACCGCGAGCGATGGGGGTGAGCCAGATGAGTGA
- a CDS encoding ABC transporter ATP-binding protein has product MSGVTDREPVVSLKDVRKEYQLGGTVTALDGVGLELPSGSYTAVMGPSGSGKSTLLNLVGALDTPTDGDVVVAGENVATLSESGRARLRGDRIGFIFQTFNLMSRLTAAENVTLPLMFAGWGRKQRRERAQTILEEVGLGDRLEHLPRELSGGQRQRVAIARALASDPELILADEPTGNLDTETGNGIMQLLEAANDRGNAILLVTHERRIAEHADRIVHVKDGVIEEIETAPVEQ; this is encoded by the coding sequence ATGAGCGGAGTTACGGACCGGGAGCCGGTCGTCAGTCTCAAAGACGTAAGGAAGGAGTATCAGCTTGGCGGGACGGTGACGGCCCTAGACGGCGTCGGCCTAGAGCTCCCGTCCGGCTCATACACCGCGGTGATGGGGCCGAGCGGGTCGGGCAAGAGCACGCTATTGAACCTGGTTGGTGCCCTCGACACACCGACAGACGGCGACGTTGTCGTCGCCGGGGAGAACGTGGCGACCCTCTCGGAGAGTGGACGGGCCCGCCTCCGCGGGGATCGAATCGGCTTCATCTTCCAGACGTTCAACCTCATGAGCCGACTGACCGCCGCAGAGAACGTCACGTTGCCGCTCATGTTCGCCGGGTGGGGACGAAAGCAACGCCGCGAGCGCGCCCAGACAATATTGGAGGAAGTCGGCCTCGGGGACCGCCTCGAGCACCTTCCCAGGGAGTTGTCGGGCGGCCAACGCCAGCGGGTTGCCATCGCCCGCGCGCTCGCCTCTGACCCCGAGTTAATCCTCGCCGATGAGCCAACCGGCAATCTCGACACAGAAACCGGCAACGGCATCATGCAACTGCTGGAGGCGGCGAACGATCGTGGGAACGCGATCCTACTCGTTACTCACGAGCGCCGGATCGCGGAACACGCCGATCGGATCGTCCACGTGAAAGATGGTGTCATCGAAGAGATCGAGACGGCCCCGGTGGAGCAATGA
- a CDS encoding ABC transporter permease yields MKPRDAVRLAGRSLLGHRLRSALTIVGIVIGISTVIMFASFGLSVQTDVIGEFEETAASEIVIVTGDIGLDSDGGFGDGPPPGDVDSFALPAVTTHDLEQVERIDGVESVIPRGSIPATSVEHDNETLVQDVVATSPAAFSEDDFESGGPFEQGESGSVVLSETSAEAFETNITAGDTVVVDYGDEREEFTVAGVVTEARGGLGAFGPLSPEVYVPTDPYYRTYGESVESPTLGVDQAAYRQVTVVAEADRVTETSETVGVYFDEESDAGQVLDDGVTVQSAADLVDGVEAVLEDIIQLVAGIGVLALLVGAFGIANIMLVSVTERTKEIGIMKANGARNREVMGLFLAESVLLGLAGAVIGIPTGLAVGFGASVYADVGFTIPYGWIVVATAMGVATGIVSGLYPAWRAARVDPIDALRYE; encoded by the coding sequence ATGAAGCCGCGTGACGCGGTTCGGCTTGCTGGTCGGTCGCTGCTCGGCCATCGGTTGCGGTCGGCGCTGACCATCGTCGGCATCGTCATCGGAATCTCGACAGTAATCATGTTCGCCAGCTTCGGGCTGAGTGTCCAGACGGACGTGATCGGCGAGTTCGAGGAGACAGCCGCGAGCGAGATCGTGATCGTCACTGGCGACATCGGGCTCGATTCCGACGGCGGGTTCGGCGACGGCCCTCCACCTGGCGACGTGGACAGCTTCGCACTCCCAGCGGTAACGACACATGACCTCGAGCAGGTCGAACGGATCGACGGCGTCGAGTCGGTTATCCCGCGTGGATCGATCCCGGCGACGTCGGTAGAACACGATAACGAGACCCTCGTTCAGGACGTCGTTGCGACGAGCCCGGCGGCGTTCAGCGAGGACGATTTCGAGTCCGGTGGTCCGTTCGAGCAAGGGGAATCCGGATCCGTGGTGCTCAGCGAGACATCGGCCGAGGCGTTCGAGACGAACATAACCGCCGGCGACACGGTCGTGGTCGACTACGGCGACGAACGCGAGGAGTTCACCGTTGCTGGGGTTGTCACTGAGGCCCGTGGTGGTCTGGGTGCGTTCGGCCCCCTCTCACCGGAAGTATACGTGCCGACCGATCCCTACTACCGGACGTACGGCGAAAGCGTGGAGTCACCGACTCTTGGCGTCGATCAAGCGGCTTACCGTCAGGTTACCGTCGTCGCCGAAGCCGATCGGGTGACTGAGACCAGCGAGACCGTCGGGGTGTATTTCGACGAGGAATCGGACGCAGGACAGGTTCTCGACGACGGGGTGACCGTCCAGTCGGCCGCCGATCTGGTTGATGGTGTCGAGGCGGTCCTCGAGGACATAATCCAGCTCGTGGCGGGGATCGGTGTCCTGGCGTTGCTCGTCGGCGCATTCGGTATCGCCAACATCATGCTGGTTAGCGTCACCGAGCGAACCAAAGAGATCGGTATCATGAAGGCAAACGGGGCTCGAAATCGGGAGGTCATGGGGCTGTTCCTCGCCGAGTCAGTGTTGCTTGGCCTCGCCGGAGCCGTCATCGGGATCCCGACCGGGCTTGCTGTCGGCTTCGGTGCCTCGGTGTACGCCGATGTCGGATTTACGATCCCGTACGGCTGGATAGTCGTCGCGACCGCGATGGGAGTCGCCACGGGCATCGTTTCCGGGCTCTACCCAGCCTGGCGGGCCGCCCGAGTCGATCCGATCGACGCGCTCAGATACGAGTGA
- a CDS encoding branched-chain amino acid ABC transporter permease, with translation MSTGAEQGRFADVSIQEVIGWLLLAVVGLLVLDLIRQVLVGELPLGRLWAFTWNGIVDSLYIGLAAIGLSMTYSILRFANFSHGDLITTGAFTGWTAAYLVGGIGIAELSSRLLLRADGGAQPGAVGMDVVSAPIAIVLGLLVAAVLTILVALAIDRLVYRKLRDASGITLLIASVGVALALRYIIALFYTTDTRGVVASSPQWEMPAFVPIETINLHEATLVISALSLIVGVHLLLQYTKLGKSMRAMSDNKDLALITGIPTERVIFATWVIGAGLAGVAGYLIVLDRGQVTINLGWFLLLLIFAAVILGGIGSIYGALAGSLVIGLTINLSLIWIPSDLNEIAAFTLMIVVLIFRPDGLFKGVETA, from the coding sequence ATGAGTACAGGTGCCGAACAAGGACGGTTTGCAGACGTATCGATACAGGAGGTGATCGGGTGGCTGTTGCTGGCCGTTGTCGGTCTGCTGGTTCTTGACCTCATCAGACAGGTTCTGGTCGGCGAGTTACCACTTGGGCGGCTATGGGCGTTTACGTGGAATGGGATCGTCGATTCGTTGTACATCGGGCTCGCGGCGATCGGGCTCTCGATGACCTACAGCATTCTACGATTTGCGAACTTTTCACACGGCGATCTGATCACTACTGGCGCCTTTACTGGTTGGACGGCGGCCTATCTCGTCGGTGGAATCGGTATCGCGGAACTCAGTAGTCGGCTATTGCTCCGAGCGGACGGCGGCGCACAGCCGGGAGCAGTCGGGATGGACGTCGTCTCGGCACCGATCGCGATCGTGCTCGGATTACTTGTCGCGGCGGTGTTGACGATTCTGGTCGCCCTCGCGATCGACCGGCTCGTCTACCGGAAACTGAGAGACGCCAGCGGAATCACACTGCTGATCGCCAGTGTCGGAGTCGCACTCGCGCTCAGGTATATCATCGCGCTATTTTATACGACCGACACCCGAGGTGTCGTCGCCTCTTCGCCACAGTGGGAGATGCCAGCGTTCGTCCCGATAGAGACGATCAACCTCCACGAGGCGACGCTCGTCATCTCGGCGCTGTCGCTGATCGTCGGCGTCCACCTGCTGTTGCAGTACACCAAACTCGGAAAGTCGATGCGGGCGATGTCCGACAACAAGGACTTGGCACTCATCACGGGAATCCCTACCGAGCGAGTCATCTTCGCGACCTGGGTTATCGGGGCTGGCCTCGCGGGCGTCGCAGGATATCTGATCGTCCTCGATCGCGGGCAAGTCACGATTAACCTCGGTTGGTTCCTGCTGTTGCTCATCTTCGCCGCGGTTATCCTCGGTGGGATCGGTTCGATCTACGGTGCACTTGCAGGCTCGCTCGTCATCGGCCTCACGATCAACCTCTCGCTGATCTGGATTCCCTCCGACCTGAACGAGATCGCCGCATTCACGCTGATGATCGTGGTATTGATCTTCCGGCCAGATGGCCTGTTCAAAGGGGTGGAGACGGCATGA
- a CDS encoding ParA family protein: MLAYSTYSEAGGVGKTTTAANLAVAHARAGLKPLVVPLDPQDGNLSRLFGVDEDRTESVDNIVRHMIRRPKGDFEDLVRSSEGVDIVPEHNMLSDLAEYLRREKEQAEAMGEAFGMHAQLLRVLRDAGVPEKYDVLICDPPATEGPHLYNAIHATRSLAIPVEPTAKGRAAVEGLEALVTGLENQLEVEVGVLAAIPMGFKNTTDQRRIIDEIEYPTPEIIGERASLMEGCWMKQCSAFRYVRDHRDRHRDYEIETLAQFDRIARHLEDEVGLEAPNPPEPGDVEHEVMTA; this comes from the coding sequence ATGTTAGCGTACTCGACGTACAGTGAAGCAGGAGGTGTCGGAAAGACAACGACAGCGGCTAACCTAGCCGTCGCCCACGCTCGTGCAGGCCTCAAACCACTCGTCGTTCCGCTCGATCCTCAAGACGGGAATCTCTCACGACTGTTCGGCGTCGACGAGGACCGGACCGAGTCGGTTGATAATATCGTTCGCCACATGATTCGACGGCCAAAAGGTGACTTCGAGGATCTCGTCCGGTCGTCCGAAGGGGTCGATATCGTTCCCGAACACAACATGCTCTCAGATCTGGCAGAATATCTCCGACGTGAGAAAGAACAAGCAGAAGCGATGGGAGAAGCGTTCGGAATGCACGCACAGCTCTTGCGGGTACTTCGCGACGCAGGTGTTCCCGAAAAGTACGACGTCCTCATCTGTGATCCCCCTGCCACGGAAGGACCACATCTCTACAACGCAATCCATGCGACTCGTTCGCTGGCGATCCCCGTCGAGCCGACAGCAAAAGGAAGAGCCGCAGTGGAAGGGTTAGAAGCACTGGTCACTGGACTCGAGAACCAACTCGAAGTGGAGGTAGGCGTTCTCGCCGCCATCCCGATGGGGTTCAAAAACACAACAGACCAACGCCGGATCATCGACGAAATCGAGTACCCCACGCCAGAGATCATCGGTGAACGAGCGTCACTGATGGAGGGGTGCTGGATGAAACAGTGCTCAGCGTTCAGGTACGTTCGCGACCACCGAGACCGACACCGAGACTACGAGATCGAGACCCTCGCGCAGTTCGACCGAATCGCCCGTCATCTCGAGGACGAAGTTGGGCTCGAAGCTCCAAACCCACCCGAACCAGGTGATGTTGAACACGAGGTGATGACTGCATGA
- a CDS encoding ABC transporter ATP-binding protein, with amino-acid sequence MSDADSSPSAADSATGTDSDHRSVDDPILEIERVVKRFGGITAVDGASFGIERGSITGLIGPNGAGKSTTFNCITGVYEPDEGSVVFDGTDITGRTPNRVATAGLVRTFQIAREFPEMTVLENMMLAPKNQLGESLWRSVAPRTRGAVIEEEKRLRERAWEVLEFFEIDHLAGEYAGTLSGGQRKLLELARALLTEPELLLLDEPMAGVNPSLEKKLLEHIHELQEQGYTFLLVEHDMDVIMNHTEHVIVMHQGSVLAEGAPEAVKSNEEVIEAYLGGEV; translated from the coding sequence ATGAGTGACGCCGACTCGAGTCCGTCGGCGGCTGACAGTGCCACGGGCACCGATTCCGATCATCGATCCGTCGATGACCCGATCCTCGAGATCGAGCGCGTTGTCAAACGGTTCGGCGGTATTACGGCGGTCGACGGTGCGAGTTTCGGGATCGAACGTGGCTCGATCACCGGGCTGATCGGGCCCAACGGCGCCGGCAAGTCGACGACGTTCAACTGTATCACCGGCGTCTACGAACCCGACGAGGGATCGGTCGTCTTCGACGGGACCGACATCACCGGCCGAACCCCGAATCGGGTCGCGACGGCTGGTCTCGTTCGAACGTTCCAGATCGCACGTGAGTTCCCGGAAATGACCGTCCTCGAGAACATGATGCTCGCGCCGAAAAATCAGCTCGGCGAATCGCTGTGGCGGTCGGTCGCCCCCCGAACTCGCGGGGCAGTCATCGAAGAGGAAAAACGACTCCGCGAACGTGCTTGGGAGGTCCTCGAATTCTTCGAGATCGACCACCTAGCTGGGGAGTACGCTGGTACGCTCTCCGGTGGGCAGCGGAAACTGCTCGAGCTGGCCCGGGCACTGTTGACCGAGCCGGAGCTGTTGTTGCTCGACGAGCCGATGGCTGGTGTCAATCCGTCGCTCGAGAAGAAACTGCTCGAACACATCCACGAACTGCAAGAACAGGGCTACACGTTCCTGTTGGTCGAACACGATATGGACGTCATTATGAATCATACCGAACACGTCATCGTCATGCATCAAGGATCGGTGCTCGCGGAGGGAGCCCCCGAGGCGGTCAAGTCGAACGAGGAAGTCATCGAAGCCTATCTCGGGGGTGAGGTCTGA
- a CDS encoding ABC transporter substrate-binding protein, which produces MVRELNRRRVLGGIAAGGGLALAGCLDGNGAAEDADAMVGTLSPTTGDLGDLGGPIEDAAVLPGTQLEDEGSDFVIDIRSEDTETDPEAGITAAQSLVDAGYPSITGAAASNVTIAVAEDIFIPDEVVAISPASTSPAITDMNGDFLLRTAPSDALQGDVMASIAYEEEGLETMSTFFLNDDYGQGLSDAAVENFEELGGEVFEEVAFEPEQPSYDSELETALGDDPDLLIVVGFPDSGEQIFRDYYDNFDGDHTIMVPDGLQENSLPGNVDNPMENVMGTAPGADGPESDAFVELFEDEYGTAPGVFNAQAYDATAVHILAQLSADDATGAALSEQVRAVSDPGGEVVGPSNLADAVEMAADGEELEYQGASGLVQFDDNGDVTAATYDVFEFDMDGYTVTQTIEFEAE; this is translated from the coding sequence ATGGTCCGGGAACTCAATAGACGGAGGGTGCTCGGTGGTATTGCAGCAGGCGGCGGGCTAGCGCTCGCTGGCTGTCTCGACGGAAACGGAGCAGCGGAAGACGCCGATGCGATGGTCGGTACGCTATCGCCGACGACGGGCGACCTCGGTGACCTTGGTGGGCCGATCGAAGACGCTGCAGTGTTGCCGGGGACCCAACTCGAGGACGAAGGCTCCGATTTCGTGATCGACATTCGAAGCGAAGACACGGAGACCGATCCGGAGGCAGGGATTACCGCGGCCCAGTCGCTCGTCGATGCCGGCTATCCGTCGATCACGGGTGCCGCGGCGTCGAACGTAACGATTGCCGTCGCAGAGGACATATTCATCCCCGACGAGGTCGTCGCCATCTCACCCGCGAGTACCTCGCCAGCGATCACCGATATGAACGGGGACTTTCTGCTTCGAACGGCACCATCCGACGCCTTACAGGGTGACGTGATGGCCAGTATAGCCTACGAAGAGGAAGGGCTCGAGACGATGTCGACGTTCTTCCTGAACGACGACTACGGGCAGGGGCTCTCCGACGCCGCCGTCGAGAACTTCGAGGAACTCGGCGGCGAGGTTTTCGAGGAGGTCGCGTTCGAGCCCGAACAGCCCTCCTACGACTCCGAACTCGAGACCGCACTCGGGGACGATCCGGATCTGCTCATCGTCGTCGGCTTCCCCGACAGCGGCGAGCAGATTTTCCGGGATTACTACGACAACTTCGACGGCGATCACACGATCATGGTGCCCGATGGCCTCCAGGAGAACTCCCTGCCGGGGAACGTCGACAACCCGATGGAGAACGTCATGGGAACGGCGCCGGGAGCCGACGGGCCGGAATCCGACGCCTTCGTAGAGCTGTTCGAAGACGAGTACGGCACGGCCCCGGGTGTGTTCAACGCCCAGGCCTACGACGCCACGGCGGTTCACATTCTCGCCCAGCTCAGCGCCGACGACGCGACCGGGGCGGCGCTCAGCGAGCAGGTCCGTGCGGTCAGCGATCCCGGCGGCGAGGTCGTCGGCCCGAGCAACCTCGCGGACGCAGTCGAGATGGCCGCGGACGGCGAGGAGCTCGAGTACCAGGGTGCGTCGGGACTCGTCCAGTTCGACGACAATGGAGACGTCACCGCCGCAACCTACGACGTCTTCGAGTTCGATATGGACGGCTACACCGTCACCCAGACGATCGAGTTCGAAGCCGAATAA
- a CDS encoding HAD family hydrolase: protein MNETRYDGLLLDHDGVIVTLCSRQVLQSAAIDAFADAGVSDPNPTDVDAITINVSETELRTAAERYNIDPDALWRYREDRIETRLRAETKAGRKAPYEDATCLERVTVPTGVASNNQTRIVEFVLTEYGLRDCVQTVQARAPTRESLREKKPDPRYLEAAARELDCSNPVYVGDSESDIIAGKRAGFDTVFLRRDHNATRQLSVEPTLELESLTAVVEILDELEPAD, encoded by the coding sequence ATGAATGAGACGCGGTACGATGGGCTTCTTCTCGACCACGATGGGGTGATTGTTACACTCTGCTCACGACAGGTGTTGCAGAGCGCAGCGATCGACGCGTTTGCCGATGCAGGGGTTTCGGACCCAAACCCGACGGACGTCGACGCGATCACGATCAACGTCTCGGAGACCGAACTACGTACTGCTGCTGAGCGATACAATATCGATCCCGACGCACTTTGGCGCTATCGAGAGGATCGAATCGAAACGAGACTCCGAGCGGAGACCAAGGCCGGAAGGAAGGCCCCATACGAGGATGCAACGTGCCTCGAGCGCGTTACCGTTCCAACCGGAGTCGCAAGCAACAACCAGACTCGAATCGTCGAGTTTGTCCTCACGGAGTATGGGCTCCGCGACTGTGTCCAGACGGTCCAGGCCAGAGCCCCCACTCGCGAAAGCCTCCGGGAAAAGAAGCCAGACCCAAGATATCTCGAGGCAGCTGCGAGAGAACTGGATTGTTCGAACCCTGTGTACGTCGGCGACAGCGAAAGCGACATCATCGCTGGGAAACGGGCGGGGTTCGATACCGTCTTTCTCCGTCGTGACCACAATGCCACCCGTCAGCTCAGCGTTGAGCCGACTCTGGAACTCGAAAGCCTGACCGCAGTCGTCGAGATACTGGACGAACTGGAACCAGCTGACTAG
- a CDS encoding IS5 family transposase → MPTQIFRFTERCVWTAKRVADDTDEPAAPEGGGGFADYAMIPLHCLRIYLGTSYRMTIDILTEMPRIIRKIGLEPADLPHPSTLCLAFDRLEMSVCRVLLRYSAQLHETGEIGTIDATYFDRSRASRHYCRRTNYHVQTMKVTKLVDTETQAILDLHCTTTWEGSDAEICEQLARKHAGELRVLTADKGYDCNWLREDLRELDIRPLIKHCVHAPYDHAHNARIDDELYGQRAMSETVFSSVKRSLGVALRARTWYREFREIALMCAVYNIKKAAKQEIPLPSCD, encoded by the coding sequence GTGCCAACCCAAATCTTCCGCTTCACCGAACGCTGTGTCTGGACTGCTAAAAGAGTTGCTGACGACACGGACGAACCCGCCGCCCCGGAAGGCGGCGGCGGGTTCGCCGATTATGCGATGATTCCGCTTCACTGCTTGCGAATTTACCTCGGGACGTCCTATCGGATGACCATCGACATCCTCACGGAGATGCCACGAATAATCCGGAAGATCGGCCTTGAACCGGCCGATCTCCCTCATCCATCCACACTATGTCTAGCGTTCGATAGACTTGAGATGAGTGTGTGCCGAGTGCTGCTGCGCTATTCAGCGCAGCTGCACGAGACTGGTGAGATCGGCACGATCGACGCGACGTACTTCGACCGCTCTCGTGCAAGTCGCCACTACTGCCGACGAACAAACTACCACGTTCAGACGATGAAAGTGACGAAACTCGTCGATACAGAGACGCAAGCGATTCTCGATCTTCACTGTACTACGACGTGGGAAGGAAGTGATGCAGAAATCTGTGAGCAACTCGCCCGCAAGCACGCGGGCGAGTTGCGCGTCCTCACAGCGGACAAGGGCTACGACTGTAACTGGCTTCGAGAAGACCTCCGAGAACTCGACATTCGGCCGTTGATCAAGCACTGCGTCCATGCACCGTACGATCACGCGCATAACGCGCGGATTGATGACGAACTCTACGGTCAACGAGCCATGTCGGAAACCGTCTTCTCGTCTGTCAAGCGCTCGCTGGGCGTCGCCCTGCGAGCGCGGACATGGTACCGAGAATTTCGTGAGATTGCGCTGATGTGTGCGGTTTACAACATCAAGAAGGCCGCAAAACAGGAAATTCCGCTCCCGTCATGCGATTAA
- a CDS encoding ABC transporter ATP-binding protein, with amino-acid sequence MALLEASSLDAGYGDLQILDDVDLAVDASEYVTIVGPNGAGKSTVMKSIFGLTNYMGGSVTFGDEAIHGKRPEEIIRTGIGYVPQNDNVFPSLSVIENLEMGAYILDEVPEDRLEWIFDRFPILEERKSQKAGTMSGGQQQMLAMGRALMLEPDLLMLDEPSAGLAPDLVDDMFDRIDRINDDGTAVLLVEQNAKEALRRCDRGYVLVQGGNRYMDTGEALLGDEQVRQDFLGG; translated from the coding sequence ATGGCGTTGCTCGAAGCCTCGAGTCTGGACGCCGGCTACGGCGACTTACAGATCCTCGACGACGTCGACTTGGCCGTCGATGCCAGCGAGTACGTCACCATCGTCGGTCCCAACGGGGCCGGGAAGTCGACGGTCATGAAGTCGATCTTCGGGCTGACGAACTACATGGGGGGGTCGGTCACGTTCGGCGACGAGGCCATCCACGGCAAACGACCCGAGGAGATTATCCGGACGGGCATCGGCTACGTCCCACAGAACGACAACGTGTTCCCGTCGCTTTCGGTCATCGAGAACCTGGAGATGGGTGCGTACATCCTCGATGAAGTCCCCGAGGATCGGCTCGAGTGGATCTTCGACCGGTTTCCCATCCTCGAGGAGCGCAAAAGCCAGAAGGCCGGCACGATGAGCGGCGGCCAACAGCAGATGCTCGCGATGGGGCGGGCGCTCATGCTCGAGCCGGATCTGTTGATGCTCGACGAACCGAGCGCCGGACTGGCACCGGACCTGGTCGATGATATGTTCGACCGGATCGACCGAATCAACGACGACGGAACCGCCGTTTTACTGGTCGAACAGAACGCAAAAGAGGCTCTGCGACGGTGTGACCGCGGCTATGTCCTCGTACAGGGTGGCAATCGGTACATGGATACCGGCGAGGCGCTGCTCGGCGACGAGCAGGTGCGCCAGGACTTCCTCGGCGGGTAG